The genomic interval TATGCTAACAACTGGCTCCACCTGTTGTCTATAATAATCTTATCCAGATTCCCAGACCTTAGcagggtttctaatgctgtgaccaaacaccatgactaaacatcaagttggggaggaaaaggtttatttggcttacacttcaacattgctgttcatcactgaaggacgtcaggacagaaactcaaacacagcaggatccaggaggcaggagctgatgcagaggccatggcggggtgctgcttactggcttgctatgacttgctcagactgctttcttatagaacccaggaccagcagcccagggatggcaccacccacctcgggctgggcccttccccattgatcactaaatgagaaaatgccgtacagctggatctcagggaggcatttcctcaactgaagctccttcctctgatgactctagcttgtgtcaagtagacacaCAAAACCAGGCAATACACAGGGTAAggtggggggcagagaggagaTGGGTACACCAGGCAGGGGTCCAGTGGAAGACATGACACAAACGGGGTGATGGAGCAGAGTTGTAAAGGGAttgcttcatttgtttgtttttatgttgtagGAAGAGCTCAAGGAGAGCAACAAGAAATTCTGCCGTTCTGTAGCGCTCACAGGAGCTGAAAGCCCACTGGGGACGAGTTAAGAGCAATTACCAGAACAGCCGCAGAAAGAGCAATATAAAGAATGGTTGAGGGAGCTTTGGCTTTTCAGAGAAATGTTCTGCTGATGTGAACAGCAACCCAGCAGGAGAGCCCCGGGGAGTCAGGGTTTTGACCTCATTCTcattcctcagcctcctgctcaccTAGTCCATAAACCAAGTGCAAGCGAAATCCAGAAAGCGAGCGTGTGGGTAAAAGCAGTCTGTTCCAGTGCCTCTGGGTGCAAAGCAGTatgggaaaggagagggaaggagacgAAAGAGCCGAACAGCATAATTCATCTTCCTTGTATGTAGGACCCACTCTTGTCTCTGAAAGGATGGAGAAAAAAGCTATGTTCCAATACAGAAAACTAATGGAATTTCATCAGCTACTATAGTATTACATGATGTCAATGTGGTCAGAtttctatctaaaaataaaatactatccaCTATAAGTAGTCTTCATATAGGgcagtgattttcaaccttcctaattctgtggtcctttaatacagttcttcatgttgtggtgaccacccccatcattaaattattttcgttgctacttcataactgtcattttgctactgttatggttcataatgtaaatatctgacatgcagacgacccctgtgaaaaggtcttTCAACCcaaaaggggttgtgacccacaggttgagaaccactgatataggggaacgagatgaaaaaaaaaatgacatctaaTTAATAGAAAGCATGTGCACTACTATTCTTTTTCTTATAGCTCTTCTCAAGACCTAAGGTAAAAAAACATGGATTGTAAGACTTCTGGGCAAATAtggcagttaaaaaaaatcctctacaAGACTCTGTGAATAAAAAGCATTTGAGTAGCAAAGCATACACTCTATACCCAAGATACAGAGGAAAAAGCAATGGGACAGCTaaaaagatggagaaacagaCAGACTGCAGAAAAAAGTAAGCAGAAGCCCACAAATCCACTCCTGACCCTCTGGAGTGAGGAGAAGCCAGTGCCAAGACCACAAGGTAGACCAGTAGTCCCTGGTGAGAACAGACTATCAGTCCTTACTATAAGACAAGCACATGGTTTTCATGAGCTTTTAATCCAGTGGGGGAATTTGGTATGACAGTAACTCCTGCATGACAGACCAGCTTTAAAGGATGCAGCCATTTTGTTGCCACTGATACAAGGACTACTACCAGGTACCATTTTGATGACTGACATATGGCGGAGCCTGTAAGGTAGAGAGAAACATGACTGAAGCAGAGAGGATGCACATGAGTGAGAAGGAATCAGGATGGAGTGAGACGGAATCAGGATGGCAGGGGCGTGGCATGATAAGAGCTATGGATTTCATGATTAGTGTGATGGTAAGCCATCAGCAACAGGAGAATGCCCAGGctaatgttttgtgttttctcatttacATGGCTATAAGATAGAAAACAAATAGTTGCAGGGAGGACACTCACAAATTATCAGAATAATTTAATTGGTGGAGAAATAGTCACAGCTTAGAGGAGAGTTAGCCATTTGAGGAATGAGAAGATCCAGCCGTTATTTCAGAGTTAACACAGAGAAATTTCTGGCACATTCAAGGTGAGCACGCTGGATCAGAGGAAGCCATAGTTGTTGCTATCTGCTTCTGAATGTTGTCTGACATCATAGGAAGACTTTTTAAACATCTCTTAGTAAAACCTCCCAATTTTGGTGATAAATATCCTTCCAGTCATGGCTCAGTTTTTAAAAGGTTAGCCTAGAACAAATGCAATTCAAAGTCTGCTCAAATCATTGCgctggaactcacttggaagaGAAACGCAAACACCCTAAACAGCATCCATCACTACTCTACTGCTATGACGAGACTCCGTGACCAAggcatcttataaaagaaaatgtttcattggaggcttgcttacagtttcaggggttggCCCATGATCATCATGGAGAGGAACATGATGGGAGGCAGTCAGGGCgatggagcaatagctgagagcttacatcttataaGAAActtggagacagagaaagcaagctgggcatGGCATGGGCTTTTTAAAGCCTCCAAACACACCCCAACAAGTGACACAACTCCTCCAGGGTCATATCCCCAAAACAGTTCCAACAACTCGGGAACCAAGCATCCAAATACACACGTCTATGGGAGTTATTCCCATTTAAACCACAACATCAACTTATCCCCAAGAAAATGACAATTCAATAGACCACAAAGCTGCTCCCTGCTGCATCTCTCCCCATCTGGAGAGCAAGCACAGGAGCATTAACTTTGGTTTGGCCAGGAAGGAGATGCAGTTCTCACAGACAGGCTCACTGCTCACCCCCTCATGCTGTGGGAGGTTGGCAAATCACTGACAAATGGCCCGAGGAGTAGACTCGTGGCACCAGATTGTAGAAGAAAACACTTCAGACAGCCAGTGAGTAACTTTTTCTACCTAGTAACTTTGACCTTCTGTGAAAAGACACACACGATCACTAACTTCCCTTCTCCCTAGTGGCTCTGCTGTGCTGGTGTCCTGTCTCCTAATCTAACCCTTTTGTCTTTCcctgttccctccctcctctgtacCACAGTCTGGATTTTGAAGATGCACAGCTTTCTCTTTGTATGTTTCATCCTATGTCTCCCCCATTTTTGGATACAAAAACCTTGTTTAAGTGGTCCTTCCATTTCTCAGAGAAACTTACCCACCCAAACACAGTGCATTAATTTCTTTTCAGGAAGACTGAGGAATGCCCTTCCTAGTAGGTCTCGCCTGGAAATGGGACAGCTCATTTAGCACAAGCCAGGGGTACGTGTTTTCCTCTCCATtcacatttcctttctgttttatccATAAACAGCTAATAGTATATGTGGAACATATCCAACATCTTTTTCCCTTTCAGAATCACATGCTGTATCAAAAATGTAGAAGAGGGTCTTCAAATCAGATAAATCTGCTTCAACAAgggtcaactatgttcataaaaCATTTCTTCACATGTCTCTGATACCATTTTCTCATCCTTAAAatgaggctctgtgtgtgtgtgtgtgtgtgtgtgtgtgtgtgtgtgtgtgtgtgtgtgtttgcgcacatgcatgtgtgtgtatgtgtgcaagtatgggtgtgtgtatgtggtcgAGCATGGGTGTTATCTTTATACCACTGCAACAAATATTATAAGAAGCAACTGTCTTGCAAGGAGAGAAGGTTTATCTCTATCATAGTATCAGTGATTTCAGTTCCTGGCCAACTGGGTCAACTGTATTTGGGCCTGTAGCCAGGCTATTTGTCACAGCGTGAGTACACGGCAGAACGAAGTCACTTACCTCATGCCCACGATGCAAAAGAATGTAGAAGGAGATGCTATCCAATTATCCCCTTCAAGCGTACACCCATTTGGCATGAAAATCACCACCAGACCTAAAGGCTACATCATCTCTCCATAACCACTGTCCTGGAAACTAAGCCTTTCACGCATGCTttgtagggctggggagatggtcccGAGGGTAAGACTGCTTAATgtaaaagcatgaggacctgggtttgattccccagcacccatataaaaagccaggcatggccacacAAGGCTGTAGCCTCAGTGACGTGGGAGACAATGACTAGAATGAATTACTAGAATTTTCTGGCAGCcagttcagtgagggaccctgtctcaaataattcAACATAGACTGATAAAGCAGAACACCCAATATCTATCTCTGGCTTTCATACGCATGGCCATGCAcctactacacacatacacatacacaaacacacaagcacacgccACACACAAAGCCACAGGCCTCTGGGGACAAACGTTAGCAATGTAATACTATAGCTACCTCATATTCACAGACCAAGCATAGAGTTATGAGACTGATTGGATAACGATGGCGATGATGATATTACTgattaaaggagaaaaaacacaaagacagaAGATTTATAATACTCATGTTTTTATTGAAGCTCAAGAGATCATGTTTCCATAATATtatcataaatattatttttcttatactcAAATAGCAATATCAGATGGTTTCTATAAATAAATCTATATTAATAAACTGgcataaataaaatgcatacttataataaataaacttacataaaatattgattatggaaatggagttacatagGCTTTTTTCTAAAGGAATGAGAAGTTAtccctttcatttttaaaacacattttttttaaaaaaacacattatttttctcttgtatcatcaattacaataaaatattatcaacGAATCTTTGTGGTTAGAAAGTCTACATCTGGTCTTACGACAACATgacattggttttctttttcaactGAGCCGGGTTTCGTGTAGAATCTTCTGATGATGGTGGGGTTTAGCTTCTCACTTTCCTTGATGAAAAAAGTCCTTTCAGGAGTCTTATCGTTGCTTGTAACAGGCAGGAAGGGCCCGTCCTTCATGTTCCAGCTTCTCTCGCTCAGACACAAGCATTTCTCAGGGAAAAAAACAGCAGGTTCAGCTCGCCGATTACTTTGATCTTCCCGCCCTCTCCGAGCTGTGAAAACAAGAGCACGGACCGATTTGAGGACCTATGTGGTTTGCTAAGGAGGAACTAGAAGCATGGTTTGCACCAAAACCAAGTGTCAGCCTTCTCTAAAAGATTAATAACCAACAATAATGCACTTTTAGCCTGAGCAGAATGTGGTTTGCCAAAGACCTCAAAAATCGTGCCTTTCTGAACTTTCATGCACAGGCATTCCATACTACTTGCATTTCTCACTAACAAAGTTGTTGATGGGTGTGTTAATCAGCCTTCTTGAACCTTGCACAATGCACACATAGATAAAAATCATCCTGCTGTATCCCGCAAATTACACAATCGTTTGCCAATTAAAAATAGATGTGAGTGGGGGGTTGGAGAAAAGATTTGCTCAGCTCCTAGCCATCCTGGACAGCAGGAAGCCATACTGAGACCTGAAGATGCTAAGTGCTACCCTGCAAAGGCTTGACCTGCCACATAGCCCTGCACCTGTCTATGACCCATTACTGATGACTGCTCAACTCGAACAGCCTTGACTCAAAGACCCACATATGTACCCACATAGTTGGGCTTGGTCTGCGCTCACCTTTGTAAGAGGAGAAACACAGCAGATAAAGCAGGTTTTCATTTTGGTAAAGAGGGTGTCAAGCATATCTCTTCCATAGCTTTAACTGGTAAAACCCCAGATAGGAATCATATGAACGTTCCTTTGTTCCTCCTACACCCAAGTGTGATAAGGGTGAAACTCTTAAAATCAATGGGGGGCAAAAACCTGAATTCAAGTGCAAAGCACGTCCCTCTGAAATCCACCTAATCCGTTATCCTTGTTCTAGATTGTTCCAAGAAAAATCCCCTCTTGGTGGCCCTCTACATTTtgttctcttcccccttcctgaTTCTTCCCACATTTCCTTCCCAGACTTCCTTCCTTATGATGCTAAACATGTTATTTTTGTATCATCAAGACTCCCAAATCTATGAAATCTTACGGCTTATCTTACCCCATTCTGCCATCCATTCTACTCCATGAGCCCGCCCTCTGCTGTCCCTACCTAATGCCTGCCCCCTTCTTGTGCCAGGCAGTCCTGACCAGTTAGTTCCCTCTGGCTACACAGCTTTCTATGAGTGACATTCCTTTCCCCCCATTGCTGGTGCTTTCTAGAGCCACAGGTTCGAGCCTAATCAATCTCCCACGTGGCAGCTTGGTGCAAAAGTTGAAACTGATTGAaagtggaatacaggttttttttaaaaaaaaaatattttatgcagaGATCATGTCTCCTGTGAGATCTTTCTTGCACGCTTCACCTTTCCAAAGACACCAAAGTAGATAGATGAACAACAATAACTTTTTAAACAAGCGTCTGAAGTGTGCATGCATCTTTGGCGTGCTAACACCCAAACCTGTGTATCGACATCATCAACGCTCTAACAAGAGAACCCTTACGGCACTGAAAAGCTACAACGCCTTTAATACTCAAAGGACGAAACCAGTTTTGTTTAACAGACTACGCTCAAGTTTTCTTTAACAAACTACCTCAATGTTAAGGTTAGATAGAAGAAGGAGATCAGGCTAGGCATAGTGCTGATAATTCCTTCAACTGGAGCCTTTGTGTTTCAGAGTATTTCATGGCAGCCACCTGCAAAGAGCCTCCCTTTCACTGCTGACAATCATACCTCTGGCTTTAGGGTGAGTCACACTTGCTGACCTGAGTCTCCTGCTACTGTTCTTTCCCCCAAAAAGGCCACACAGTGATGCCGATCACTGTAAAGTTATACACTAGCTCACAGTAGATAAGTGCTCACTAGTGGCTTGTTGGGGGTGTAagggaaaaatctaaaaaaatgaaagtaaagacTAAGAAAAGAATTTCCAACTCATACTTCCATTTCACTATAATAAATTCACGACTAATAGTTTTACTCTATTGAaaccatgtaaaaataaattggaAGGTTATCCACTCTTGGGTTTAATCTTAAATCAGTCACTATCAGGAACTATATTATAATTCTGATTATAGCTATTACTATCAGTGATTCCAAATATTCATCCTATATGGAAGTCCAGCTCTTTTGTGACTGTtctgggttgatttttttttttttgccacatttTAAAGCATCAGTTTAATGActtcaaaaaaaatcacatcaagtAAGTTTGCACCTAGCTTTCTGGTTTTCATTGTGTGTTTCTTCAGATTCTATGAATCAGTGGAAAGCGAGACTCTCCCAAAGGATTAATCCTgctaaaataattacaaatggcTGCTGGGGAAGTGCTGAGTTGGGACTCAGGAGTGCTGCCTTCCAGCATTGGCTCTGCCGCCCGCCACCCTCAGAGCCCAGGCTAATGATACTAGCGGAGCTAAGTTTTCTGCTAGCTCTAGAATGTATGACTTACAAATTTAGAAACAGGCTGAGTGATGTATAGGCCCAGCTAGATGCACATGCAGCTAAGCAAATAATGGATCAGAGAGTAGAAGAATCAAGTAAAATGTTACCCAAAAAAAGTtgagaaaggggagaagaaatCTATGCTTCTCCTGACAAATGGCTTAGTATATCACATATCAATAGTACCTTTTTTactgtttccttcattgtttGTACATTCTTCTGGATGCGCCGGCCATCACCACTGATGCgctgcaaaataaaacagaattcacTAACAGAATCTTGTTGTGTTGCAGCCTATACCTCAGTGCATCTGAGGCACATGACCATTCACCTGGAATAGAGGCATTCGGTAATTTTTGCCCACAGTGACCTAGATTTCACTGGTGACCTAGATTCTCTGAGCTCTTTTGTTCTCTGGGACACTGAAATCCAGGTACCCCCCTTACAGAAGAGCTGTCCTCATCTTTGGGGAATCCTACTGAGGTTTCCACCAGCGGCCAGAATGGTAGAAACGAAACCTCCACCTGAACCTCATCAAAGGTGGGAGCCAAGCTCAAGAAATGAGCATGAAGCTCCTTACATGAAAAGTGGGTCCTCCTCCCAGTAAATGCAAGGTCTCCTTCAATCTGCCCACTCCTCATGGACATGGTTCACAGTTTGGGGTGTCTGGAGGTATCAAGCTTATACACTGATGTTTCTCAACTTCCAGTCCCAACACAAAGGAGTGCGCTTtgcacacacccccaccctgagaccctcccatcttcctcttccccttcgaTTTTTGCTCTGTGCCAAAGCAATTGTGACTGATTTCAAGTGGCCTCTGATGTTACTGAGACCCTCCTCGCTGCCAGCCTCTCTGCCCGGgttgggaaggagagaggggagggtcaCGGGCTCTAACTGGAATGGGAGAGGAGGGCAGAAGATGAGAGGAGACGGATGGAGTCAAGAGAAAAACTCACACAGAGGCTGAGCTGGTTGCTTAGCTTGGTCAGGAAGGACACCACCTCCTGCATGTGGGGCTGGAATCTGTCTGACTGGGGGGACAGCACTTCTTCAAGGGTAAAGTTGAGCACCTCCTTCATCACGTAGCATCGATCCTGCATCTGAAGGCAGAAAGGAAGCAGCAGGGGTCATATTACAGGACACCCCAGAGGACCCATCAACTACGGCAGCTAACCGCGAGCTGGATACTCTCCCTGCTTATCACTATGAGAACTTACTTTGACTCCCCGGTAGAGCTCATCCCCAATGAGCCGGACATCTGTGTTGTTATctgcaaggctagcctggaagaGAGAAAAGTCTAAGTGCCTGGTTGATGAGGAAGTGGAAGGAAAGCCTGTAAGGAAAGATGTACGCTCCCATAGGGTCTAATGGCCAGCCACTCGACGTGTAAGTTCAGAACAGTGCACAGAGAAGTGAAAAGTCAATAATGGATGACTTTCTAATGGCTCCCCTGTGGATAAAATACACTCTATGCACCCTAAAGACCAAATAGAAAAGAGTTCTGATTAAGATCAGGTCCTCAAAGAGTCTCTAGAGAGATATGGAAAGTCTCTACCTATGCAGATAAAATATAGCTCAAGAGCTCACAAGGGCTTCAAAGAAAATGGCCAGGGCTCCTTGAGTCCCAAGTAGACATGAAGAGAAAGTGAGATGCCT from Peromyscus maniculatus bairdii isolate BWxNUB_F1_BW_parent chromosome 18, HU_Pman_BW_mat_3.1, whole genome shotgun sequence carries:
- the Il22 gene encoding interleukin-22; protein product: MAFLQKSMSFSLMGTLAISCLLLIVLWAQEAAALPITSHCKIDASDFQRPYFTNRTFMLAEEASLADNNTDVRLIGDELYRGVKMQDRCYVMKEVLNFTLEEVLSPQSDRFQPHMQEVVSFLTKLSNQLSLCRISGDGRRIQKNVQTMKETVKKLGEGGKIKVIGELNLLFFSLRNACV